CCCCAAAAGTAACTTGTTCTTTTCTAGAATACTTTTTGCTTTTGATGACATGTGAGGAGTACAGCAAGAAGTGCATATATCTACCTGGAATAATATCTAAGAATTCTTTCAAGTTATCCTAATGTATTTTAGTTCCTTAGAGATGTCTTTCACTGTCATGTGGTTATCTAAGTGAATTTATGTGCCCTGTTCTATGGTTACGGATATAAattctaaaatggaaaaaaagtgtttacttTCAGCTGGTGCACTAGACCGTGAAACGGTAAATGAAAGCAGATGACAGACAACCAAATTCCCAATGCTATACATTGTTTTTGAaggttttttcccattttttttaaaatccacccTCCCACCCCTGCATACATGTGGCAGTGTTTGTAGATATTCACCCTTGGGAATGTTAGCAGCTGAGTCTTGTGTAACCTTTCCATTTTAGGGCATAAACTCATCAGCTTGTACAGCTAAACCACTGCTGGGCACTGATCAGTAGGCAGTGTGGAGACCatgggaaaacaaacaagcaaacaaaaaccagtGTCCTGTGGAAAGCACTGCCTAATATATAGACAAAAGAGAGTGATTAATTTGCTGCTAGGTGACATCTTAAATCAAATAACAAATGACACTAACATTTTGTCCCTTAGAAAACCcttaacaatttaaaaatactgaGGATAATTCAGAGGGGATTAGTAAGGTTAAATTTATAAGCAATGGTGAAGTGCTGTAAGATCATTGGCTAGGAAGTGTTTACTGATAGGCAAAGCAATATTATTATTCTGCTACATTATTCTGGACTGCTCTTGAAATACTTTTACTAAGCTGAGACAGTCATGACTGCCTGTTTACATCAACCTCATTGGATCAACAAAGTAAAgagtgctatttaaaaaaaaaacgacTTTTCTAACACCTGCCatgctgctctgctgtggcaCTGGCAGCTCCTGCATTTGCAGCATCCTCTTGGTTTGGATATCCCCTGTATCAAATTCAGCTTGATAGCAGATCTGTAATGTGCTGAATTGCTTTCCTGGAATGGGGGTCCTGGAGCTGGAAAGAGGCAGCTGCACTGCACTGCAATCAGTGGTAAATACTCATAAAAACCATGTTCCTACAGTCATTCATCTATAAGCCATCATCATATAACCTCTTCTAAGGTTCCTACTGCAGATCTATGCTGGTCCTACCAGCAACAGGGCCAGCTAGCCCTGATGTCCGTGTTCTTTGCTGGGACCTCACACTCACCTTTCCTGTTCCCTTTCCTGGAACAGCACACCAAGGAGCATGATGGATCACACAAGTCCATGCCCAGTCAtctgtttgctttgtgtttgggTAACCAGCTTTTCAGATCATACAGCCTAGCGTGCAGACCTTCAGACCCTTGCAAGATGTCTGTAATGTGAGTTGATACAGGAGCCTTCTTTTGGCAGTGTTCAACATTTTCATCTGCATTTAAGTATTGAGAGGTCTGAGTGCTTGCtgagaagtggagagggaggaaaaaagcagagatgGGTGAGTTGAACTGAGGATGGGAGGTGGTTACCCACCAGAAATGTGAAGGGGATTAACATGTGTGACTGTGATGGAATGCAAACTTTTAAAAAGGATTTTGTCCCTGGTTCTCACTGAGAGAGAGCCATAAAGTCTTAGGGGAAGGGGCAAAGGGTTGGTGAAATAAATGTTCCTGACAGGTGTGTATGCCTATATTTCTCTGTGATCAGAAATTCTTGGCCATGTTTCATATGGTTTTCTCAAGAAAGACCCTGCATAGCAGAGTGGTAATATATAGGTCCTACATTTAAAAGGCAGGGCCAGCATCAACTCTGTTTAGTTTACAAGCTTCTCCCCAGCTTAGTCcttcaggaaagcagaaactGTGGCCACTGCATGCTTTCTCCATCACGTTTTCCATCAGGTTCTTCTCCCCAAATTAAAAGATGGAGATAAAGCTTGATATCAATTTTCATGTTATGCCAATGGATCCTGTAAAAGCATTCCATCTTTTCAAGAGCTGTGTAATTTTCTGGGTTACAGGTGACTGGCATACAAGGGAGAAGAGTAGGAAATTTGAACAAAGCTGACTTCAGATGTTTATTTTGTCTAGAATATAAAGGACTGATTTTCTGAATAGAGCAAGCACCGGAGCAAATGGTATTCTGCTTTGCTGCTATCCAGACAGAGGCCAGGGGTCTGTGGAAGTGAGGGGGTGATTTTTACTGAAGGTGTGCAACCCCTCCTAAGGTTTCTACAGAAAATCTGTGGTTTTGGTCCTACCAGCAGCAGGACTAAGAAGCCCAGACTTCCCTGTCCTTTGCTGGCACTCTGCTGCGACCTCACACCCACCTATTTTCTGTCTTGAAACAGCAGCCCAGGAGATGTGGGAACagtgggggctgcaggagggaatTAGCTGCTCTGTGGACCCCAGGTAGTAAATAGATTTCAATTCCTATAATAAAGAGAAGAATGAGCCTTCCCACTGAGAAGGTGGAGTGATGAAAAAGGAGAGGAACTCCTGTCCCTAACTGCAGTCCTTTGAATTCTCATTACTCACTCCCTCATCTTCTTCCCAGTTTGTCTTTTACTGCCCCAGCCCTAGAGATCCCACTGGCTTTTCCGTATTCACTTCTCCGTACCATCCAAACCTACTTACCGTTGCACCTCTAAGTGTCGTGTATACCATGGACATATCTCCAACGAATTCTGTTGCTGTATAGGatgttttttttgttgattttctgtAGAACTGCCTTATTGCTTGATGGTGTCATGtacaaaaatgaaaatgcctttttttctgagaacatCCTGTCACAAATGAAGCTGCACATGTAAGAAAATGAGCCACTAGAATCCCAAATCTAATAAGAGAGTATGTGCAGGACTAATGCTTCTCCTGGGGCAGTGTTTCTCATAGAGTGAGGTGAAACTGTCATCTAGTGGCCATAATAGGTGTTCCTGAATTACCATTTTCATTTGGATATAGCCGGAATATTTCTTAttcccaggatgtatcatctgaAATTACTAagctaaaaaaaatatatatatgtgtataaatacatacacCTGAGGGGCCTTGAGGTGAAGGGAAGAACCCTAGAATCTTTGGTCAAGAGTAAACAAATTTATAACTttgagcagcagggctgtgaactccctttttcctctctctcccacaATTTACCACAGTGACATATCGGCTTCTGCCTTACGGAAGAGCTGTGGGAGGCTGAAGATCAAGATAACCGAAGCTAAAATAGGTCATCAAAAGAACTTCTTTTGTTAGGTATCCTGCTACAATAATTTTACAGGTCAGCCTCAATTTCAAATTTCCCCTTAGAAATACTAGCAACACTTCACTGTAACTCATCCTAGAAGGTCAAGTTTTGTTACAGCATCAGTGCCATGCCAATGCTCTCAGCTGGACAAGCACAGGCTTTAAGGGTGAATAGCCTTCAGCCTAAAGGTGTAGGTCTTCTGTTGTCCATTGACTCCAGCAAGCTGTAGTAAACCTGCAGTGATATATCCAGAAACAACAGGCACCCTGAGTGGGCACAGCCTCAGGCTTCTAGATCTTTCAGTGCAGACCTCTTCATATAAAAGCTACTCTGTAGCAAGTATATTGGTACTGTCAGAAGAGAGTTGACTGTTCAGCTTCTCACTACAGGCTTGTCAATGTATTAGCATTTTACACTAATTTTTACAGCTGACTGGTAAAGCTAATACTAATACCTTGACAATAATGACAGGAGTTCAGAGAATAAATACAAAAAGCAGCGGGACTGGTGACAGCGTAATAAGAATATGCTCTTACAAAGAGGAAAACTGGCAAAGTGCAGTGTTACGAGTTTGATGACTCAGACTAGAATATTGCTGCATAGCATTAGCACCTTCATCTAGTGCCCGTGATACTGTGGGCGGAAGCAGGTGTGATTCTCAGTTTTTTGTATGGAGAGATTCATGTGTGCTGACCAGTGAGGAAGCTTTCATGCAAGCCATATCTCCTGGAGCAAACTGGCTAATACAAGTCACAATGCTCAGCAAACAAACTTCCCATCTAGCTCAGTTTGCAGATTCTGTGTGTTATTTGTGTTTTCACAAGATGCTGGAGATCCAGTTTCAGATTAGGATCCATTTATTCAAGGTGCTTGAAAACTCAGAACCTCAATATAGCATCTACCTTGTAATGCCTACAGTTTCAAGTATGTATTGAGGGGCATTGCTGACAGAGACAGATGATGGGAACCATAAGGGAATTACAAGACAAGCTGATCTGTGTAATTAGCAGTAATTCCAGTATGCCCACATcataaaaaatgtcatttttcttgaACGAGTGTCATTCCAGAAGTTAAGCAAAGACATTGAAGAAACGTAATGTGGTACCTTTCTGGATGTTTATGCAGTTTCCTAACCAAATAGTGTCCCATCTGAGCTAAATGACAAAAAGCACtagattatttttaaacttaACAAGTAGTCAAAGTTAGCTGGAATCTTTACTCCATCGGAGAGAAATGTTTTCTCAATAGTGAATGCAATGGAGAGCAGGTTAGGCTATGAAAGCCTTTTTTACATATTCATTAGTGAAATATATTCAGTAACGAAAATTCTTTGCTCAGTATTTTCTATGAATAGGTTTTGGTCTGACTGCGTAGCTTCTCTCTGTGCAAATGTGTTTTTTGAGCTGTCTTTCTAGTTATGACTAAATGCATTGCACACTTTTCCTACCAGTTAAATATGAAGCAGTTTTCACTCTTCTTATaaagattttagatttttttaaaatttcttttaataaattaaaaaaaaaaacatttctttagcATTCCCTTGCCAATGCACTCATTCTCTAGATTTGTGTAAGGAAGTCCCTGCTACATCTGAATCTGGTGGCTATGTCAATGCTCATGTGAAAGTCATCCAGCTCTAATGTGACAACTTAGGTTTCTATTGCCAGCAGGATGAAAATCGAAGATTTTTAAGTTCATTTTAATTCATAACTGGAAGTAAGCTGGGCAAAACTACAAAGCAGTCACACACTGAATCAGAAAGTCTATGATGGACTGCAGGATTACAAACTAGACTGTAAGTAGTAAACCACAAATATGAGTAGGTGATACTAGCAGGACAGTGTAGCTGTAAGTCCTGATACCTGTTGGGATGCAGAGATAGAGTAATATCTGAAACAACACTTTTAATGGTTTTTGTTGTTAGGAAAGATGTTCAAAGCACAAAAGCGATGATATAATGACACTTCTTCTAAAATTTTCAATCTAATGAAATCTTGCACGTTGCTGTAATGGGTGATGAAGGGCTTGACTTTATTCCCATGAAATAATTTCTGGTTAGAGAGTAGCAAGAATTGATGGTATGTACAGAAGCTATGTTCAGTTCCAGGATTTGCAGTGCATCCATTTTTGAGTAATGCCAGCACTGTCTTAAGAAAAGGCCCTCGGTCTGAAGGAGGCCTGCTGCACTTCAGTGCGCAGCTGCTCGGTGAATGCACATCAGCACAGAATCTGCTGCCTCGCTGTGCATGTGAGCTCAGTGCTCAGGACTCTCTTTAGTCACAGGATAACCATGATTATTCACTAGATGATTAATGCAGGAATGGCAGTTGTGAACTGTCAAGCAACTGGAATGTGTGTGAAGATAAAATACAGCAGTAAAAGTGGGAGATACATATTAGTAAAATTAAATGCTGCAGCAAGAGATAGCATTGGTAAATGTGGTTAAAGCCAAAACATTTCTTTATGGGAGCAGCTGCAAAGCTGCTGACTTGCTTCCTGTGAGTCTGCAACATGCTGGGGAGTTTCTAGGGCGCGCTTGCCTGACCGCTAAGGGACGGTCAACACAGCACTTTTGCAAGGAGGATGACTGCAGCACAATAGCAGCACATTGCAAAGAGAAGTAGCAAGAACATTTATGGAGAAAGAGGAGTCCAGGAAGGGACTTTCTGCTCTAAACCTTCTGTGCTGCTAGGAACAAAGAGCATATTTGTACATGTGTGTATACATAAGACTCTTAACATATTATTTATCACAGTCACAAActaaaatgctgttttctgccAACTTACTGCAGAGGATCTTGCTACATCCATGGCTATGCTAATCAGTTAGGCACAGAAACAGTGCGCTTCCTGCCTACATGAAAGGACAGGATTagttgctgtgctggctgctttgGCCTTCTAGACACTTTCCTGCTTTGGCCTTCAGATCAGAAGATGTACATGTCGTCATTAAGAGCTTATACGACTTTTGACTCGAAGTGCCTAGAGCAGGCCTGAATGTGGAACAAAGTAAAGGACGAAGGAAATAATCAACCAGTTAGCAACTTAGCAACATCCAAGTCTGGAACATACATGATTTAGTCCAGTGTAATAGGCCTGTAAAAGGTCATGAAACCCTGCAGCTAGACAGCAGTTAGCAGGTATCATACTTCTGTAAATATAATATACTACATACAAAATGGCAATGACTTTCCATTCGACAGAAAAAAGTCTAAGAAGTGATGACACAGTTTTTGGGTGGGAAGAAAGGTCATTGGCCATTATTACACCTATTTAAAGTGGGGAATTTCAGAGGATTATGACTGAGTTGACTAGCTCTCTTGCTTGATAAGTCACTGGAAACTGAGGTTCCTTTAAAACTTTCTGCTTGTAGCTGATTGATATTCAGCTTTGATCCCCTCCATTCCAAAATGActcacagaaagggaaaaaagcaatacTTGCATGCAGAGAGCACCTGGACAAAAGTGGCTGTTTCATAGCTGGTAGAGTGACAATAAATAACCAATTGTATCTGTTTACACCAGTAATACATTTAGAAACTGTAATCAATTTAGAAGTCTGTTTTCCAAGCACTGGGTCATAGCCCTCGGGAGACTACCTCAAAAGAAAGCTCTAGCAACGTGTGACAAAGACATTTCTATGGTCTAAAGGAAAAACATAGTTCTTCTGATCCTACCATCAGACCAAGCACCCAGCTAgtcttttaaaatactgaaataagagGTAGTAAACAGAAGTTTAGAAATGGATTACTCTTACTGTAAAGCCAATTCCTACTTTAGCTAGTAAGGCATCAATCCAAAAAATGTGAGAACTGCTAGTATATAGAGGACAATTTATTTGACTTATTCCCAAAGGATATTTTGGGAAGGTGAGCAGAAGTCACCTCAACATGAGACACATTAAGATACATAAGCTAATTTACATATAAAAAAGTGAACTTGTAAGTATATTTAAAAGAATATCAATAAAACAGCTAgacatacaaatgaaaaaaaatcttcagttgtGGTAGTTAAAATAAATATGCCTAGAATTAGCAAGAATTTTATCCTTTTTATACATTATTGCACAGTTATAGAAAGTATATTTgaacttgttttgttttgtgaaatatTGGATGTTTCTTTATGTTAAAATTAGCTTACCAGATTTGATTAACATAATTCTTTTACAGTATCTTAATGCCAATGCTCTTCAGAAAGAGAGGAATACCATATTGTCAAAGAATCTTATGGAAAAGTAATCATAACAATaatctgaaatactgaaatacagaATGAACACATCTAGTGGAAATACTGAATATGAACCTAACAAGTAAATTGATCATGCTGGTGAAGTCCCTTTCTAGTGGATGACCTTCTAAATTCATCActcttttccattttcagaaCTGGGGGATTAAAGGTCTTTCCTAGCAATATATTCTGCCATTTGAGCTATTCTGTAATGATCAGTATTCAGGCCACTATGTTCGTAATTTGTGCATTAGAAAAAAAGTGGCTATTGATTGAAGAGTGTTTAATTTTAGTTCAGACATAACACTCCTCCCATCTCCCAAAAATCTGCAACATAGTGTCAAGTGCATCAAAGTAATGCCCAGAAGTGACTGACAAAACTAGGGCTCCCAGGCAAGAACAGCAATAGGAAGACTGATCACAACAGCTTTTTCAGGAAAAACTGTGGCATGGGATCAGTCACATTTTTCCAAGGAATAAAGGAAACCTGTCTCCTTTCCCAAGGAAGAAGGCAAAACAGGGGAGAAAAGAAGTATACAGACTCATCAGCAAGCACAGGTGTTTAAACAGACCTAGTGAGCTACATTGCCTCAAAATCTGAAGAAATCCGCTGAGAAGTTTCTTTCTATAACCAGCCTCTTATGAAGTGTCTCTCTTGCTTTCCAGTGTTGTTGAATCATTCATGTTGCTAGCGACAGTCCTTGTGGAAGATTCTGCCCCACTGTCAGATCAGACACTGAGTTGTAAattgtgttttccttctgcacaTAAGTAGTATAAGGTTCCACTTCCATTGTGTCATCctagcaaagcaaaaccaaaaatgtaaATGCAAGGAATAGTTTAGTTTGGCAGGACTCTGCAAGCCTTTCATCTGGACTAAAGAATATAAGTGGGAAACAGTGGTCCCATATTTATTCCTCTTGGactcaagaaaaaaatctctatttctttttttaccaAAGAATGTGTATTGCTGTTTCTGTCAAAGATTTGGAGGGTAAAGCTGAGGTATTGATTCACCTGCcttattttcctccccttctactcCACTTGTTTTGGCCTGAAAAATTTTGTATTAGGGTCTAGTTCTCTAGAAGAACCGTGTAAGGAATTCAAGAATACCTCCCAGTTTGCAGCTCAGCACTTCTtctattgttttaaaaatgttttgtcgTGAGTATGGTTGATTCTTGACCACACAAGATAAAGAGTGGCCTTCAAAACTTGCACATTATGATTCTGGTCATCAAGAGAGATATTCTTCTTTTCCTTGTGTCTGTTAATTTTGTTGTTTAATCCCCTTGTTTATTAACAGCTTTCTTAATATTCCCCAACCCATGATATTGCAGTATCCTTCCTAAGTACCGTTTGTATAACAGTTGTGGTCAGTGTATCCGATGTGAGCAGGGAGATGTGGTAGGACTCACTCCTTGCTAAGATAAAGGATGGCAGTTGCTGAGCCTTTGCTGTTGGAACATGTCTCTGATGTTTGTTCCAAGTCAAAACTATGGTGGTGATAGGCTTGCTCTTGCCCTGAGATACAGCCAAGAGCAAACATATAAGACACAGTAACCCCTGCTAAAAGCAGAGAGTAAAAATCTAATGGTTTCCCTTTACTGACCGTGTTTTCAGGTTTATCAGAAGATCCCTGATTTGGTGATGGACTAATTTGCATCATTCTCCTTACCTGTGGAGTATGTACAGGAGCAGACTCAAGAGGTTTGGTTTTGTGGCACagtctgtgaaaaagaaaacaagtattaAAGCAAATTCCTTCCTCAATCATAGGTTTGGCTGGATCACAGCCTGGTTTCTTTGATCACAAGTTTATGAAACATTGCCTTTTCTTGTCATCAATAGTAAAGTCAGAAAGCCTTCCAATGTCTCTTTCTCCTTGATTTTGGATCCTGAAATTATGGCACACTTCTTTTCTCATGTCTGTGGGAGCTTAAGCACAAAGTGGAAGCAGAAGATTAAAATCAAAGTCCTGTGGAACAATGTACAATTAGCAGTTTGTGAAGCTGTATTGAACCAATTCTTCACCTCTGAGGGAACaggtctgggaaaaaaacagttttggatTAGGGAAGGGAGGGAACATAGCTGAGGTTTTTCAGTACAGGTGCTAATTCAAGCTTTCTCTGCACAAATGATTTCTGTAGTTTTTCCTTGGAACTGCTTTTTTCTCCACAGACAATCCTAAAGGGGTTACAGTCCACCTTCACCCAGGGAGCATTTTCATAAACACAGATACAATCTGCTGTCCTCTCTGCTGATATGGCAGGATAGCACTGGGCTATCCTCTGGCATTTGATAGAACTTTTTAGGCAGCAGAACCAACCCCCTGATCTAAACAAAAGAGACACTGACAGACTACCACTATATCTGAAAAACAGCTTCACTCTCCCAGTTTCCTATTAGAATGAAGAGGTCCTCTTTAGTGCAGCAAGCAATGCAATGAGAATCCTTTGCCAGCTTCTGCTCCATTATATTTTACTCAGGTGTATTATTCAGTGAAGGTGTGTGCAATGCACAGTGTCTGCAGTATAGAAATATTTGATGTCGTTAATTCAGTCATTCATAGCAGCACAGAGTGATAGAATCATACAATTTCAAGACACAAACAGTACTTAAAGATTTCTTCTAGCACTAGAAAATCTTTGCTTAGCACCCTGTCATACATACCTGTCACTGTGGAGCTTAAAATAGTAAATGACAGCCATGAAGGTGGTAATGCTCAGGAAACAAAGAATGATGGAGACATACAGGATAAAGACGTTGTTCTCTAAACACAAAGAATTAGTCTTAGTTATGTTCTTCTTACTGCTCCGTTTCTTTATTATTTCAGTATAAGATTAAAGCTGCTTTAGCAGATACACACATTTTCAGCAAGcttgtaaaataaatataatccCCTTCAGAAGAAGGGAAAGTCAGTAATGAAACTTGTCTGAGAAACACAAATGGAGTCTGTGTCAGAGACAAAAGAATATCGCACAAATCCCACAGTAGACACTCATTGTATTTTTTTCACGAAGCCATATGTGAGCTCCTCTCAAGACTCGGCATATCTCAGTACTGCAACTCATGAGTAGTTctcaaaagcaacaagaaaagcaaaaaccagaAATCAAATGTCACAGAGTGTCAGACATGCGCAACTCAGGATGAAGTCATTTATTTGTTTCTGCTGGCCACACAAGAGttgattctttttctctctcttaccGTGATCTGAGCAACAGACTTTATATTTACATCTAAAAAAATTTTGCTAAGTTCTGCTTCCAAGTGATTATTTTAACACTAAGAGCATGACTGCTTTGTATCTGTTTCCAACATTTCCACTACCAAAAGAATACTACCACATTTATGGATATCCCTCTTAGGGAAGAAAACATTACCAAACCATAGTGTCTAGAACACAAacaagctgttgctgtttctggGCAAAGGCAGTTGGGGATGGTACTCTTGCCTATATGGGACGTCACTGAAGGTTCCTACAGTTTTTATAGATTTTCCTTCCTATAAGGAACAAGTGTGTGCACTGGAGGCTAACTAGGGTTTTGTACACTGGACACACAAGAAGCGGCTTACTTGAGGGATGGCAAGCTATGGTCTTGCTCTGGTTCCCTGCTGGGTGGGACACAATGCAGGTTGCATTAGTCATGTTGGTGCTGCGTGCTGTCAACTTGCTGAGAACAGTCACTGTCCCGTTGTCATGGCCTTCTTCCCTGGGGGTGGAGTTGCTGTCTAGGACCCACGCGACCTGAGCAGCCGGCTTCCCTGCTGCCGCCTCGCACACGGGGTCCCCGTGGTTGTCACAGTACAGGGCCAGCCTGGGGGGCACTGCAAACCATCAGGGAGATGCACGGAGTTAGTTTGCCGCAGTTGGGATAGGAAGTTCTTGTTCTTTACCCAAAATGAACACAGGGAAAAGAGGAGAATAAGGTTGCAGGTGCCACCCCGTTACAGTGACACAGGCCATAGTCTCAAGAGGCAAAGTTCATGCCCCTTTTTCCCTTCTGGACAACTCTTCCCCCATTCAGGTGAGTTACCACAGCCTTGTACCATTAGAGGGTGTTTCCCTGGACATTGTGGTAGGGAATTGTCCCACATACTGGGCTGAATGAGGCTTTTGTCCTAAGCAGCCATCGTACACGTGGTTTAAAATGTATCTGAATGCCAGCATGAGAGGAAATGGGTCCGGAGAAGAACATCTCATGCTTGATAGAACATCTCATCACTTGGCAGTGTTGCTCTCACATGTTTAGTTCTCTTAAATTAGTGTATTAACAATTGATTCTACAGGATAACCAGATGCATATGCAGAATCCTCTTTTAGTACATTGGAAATCGCTTCACACCTGTCATTTGTAACTAAACAGTGGAAAAGGGGGCACCAGAAGGCAGAAGAATTTTGGGAAACAAGGAGAAGGGAGACATGGAGCTACTATCAATGTAATGCATGGCAGTTTATCCCAGCAAGAAAACTCCTTACTGCAGAGAGGAGCTTTATATGTCCAGCCCAGACACGGTCCTTTGGGGAACTGCAAAATGAGGAAGGAGTCCCTTACCTAGCACGGTCAGGTAGTACGTCTTGTGGAAATTCCCTTCTGTTGTTACTAGTTCGCAGGTATAGTTTCCCTCATGGGCTATTCCCACGTGCCGTATCTCAAGGGTAGGATCCCCGTCTGGTCTGAATTTCCAGTTCATGCTGTCACTGCAGTTTGTTCTGTCTGTCTTGTTCTGATCAGCCCTGTATCCCATGGTGCAGGGGCCTCCAACCGTGGGGCTGATTTTCCATGTTACCATAGTTATATTTGATTTGTGAGAGCAGTTGAGCTCAGAGCTGCTACCTACTGTCGCTGACACTCTGTTGTTCcctgaaggagagaaagaaggagaaggatGTGTGAGAAAGTGCCCAGGGATGTCACCCATAGCCTTGGAGTTCTGGTCTGTGCTTCACCAAGAAATGTCTTCACTGTTATACACCAACGTGAGGCCCTGTCTGTGGTCATCTGCAAATTGTCATCTCATATTACAACTATGGATAATGGAGCTAGTGGCTTATCACAGCCCTCTCAATACCACCAATGAATTTCCCACTGGGGCTCTTCTTTGTGGCAAAGACAGATACTGGAGGAGGACCCTACTCCTCCCCACTGTCTTAAGCAGTTCAGCATCTGAATGGTGTGTTTCTATTGACAAATCTTCCAGTGTGTTGCCACTTACAGACTGAAATGATAGAAATTTAACTATTGTGTTTGGCCACATGACAATGACTTTTCTCTGGGACTGTTGCTACCAATGAAGTAAACATCTTTCACATCTGCATTCATACAAAATCCAACACTGTGCCAAAGGCTTTGCCTATACCTCTCTAGACATGACCACAATGTAAAGAACAATGGAGCTTTGTGCAGGAGGAAAGGTTTTTGTCTTACGTCTCAGGggtgtctttttattttctgaatctttGTGAACATATACATTCACACTATAAGTATACACAAAGTGTACATACGCATTCACACTCTGACTGTActttttttactgcagcagtcTCCATAGGACATAAATGTAAGTCCCACCCATCTCTGTGCCAGGCACACAGGTAGAGAAGTGTAAAATATGCCCATACGCCTGTCCCTCTTGCTTGTGAGGCTAAGATTGCAAAGAAACTTTTTTCAGTTCATATATCAACTATGTTGACTCTCTAATAATGAGTATGTCTTGTTCTTGaattgttttgcatttgtttagaaacattctatttttttttttccatgacacTGACTTCTTTTGGGTTTTACTCTTACTTGGAGTCAGGCATGATAGGTGCTCTTTTTACCTTTTCATGATCCATGAACTATGTGCTTGAAGCTAGATGTCTGTATGGAAAATCTTGGACCTAGTCCTCTTATTCTTTTTGGAGGGTATCACATTGGCCATTTAAGGGCAGAGAGCCACACCACTATTACTGTGGTCTGTGTTTGTTCAAGACAAGTTACACCCCCAGGGCTGGctttaatttggggttttttttgcttatggGTCCCTGAATTTCTTCTTAGCCAAGAAACTAAATTGcccaggttttctttttccaCAAGCTTTCA
The window above is part of the Opisthocomus hoazin isolate bOpiHoa1 chromosome 1, bOpiHoa1.hap1, whole genome shotgun sequence genome. Proteins encoded here:
- the LOC104333928 gene encoding cell surface glycoprotein CD200 receptor 1-A codes for the protein MKIAGKTMCVFVLLTITRLMRTVGNNRVSATVGSSSELNCSHKSNITMVTWKISPTVGGPCTMGYRADQNKTDRTNCSDSMNWKFRPDGDPTLEIRHVGIAHEGNYTCELVTTEGNFHKTYYLTVLVPPRLALYCDNHGDPVCEAAAGKPAAQVAWVLDSNSTPREEGHDNGTVTVLSKLTARSTNMTNATCIVSHPAGNQSKTIACHPSKNNVFILYVSIILCFLSITTFMAVIYYFKLHSDRLCHKTKPLESAPVHTPQDDTMEVEPYTTYVQKENTIYNSVSDLTVGQNLPQGLSLAT